The genomic stretch GGGCCGGGGTTGTGGATGACCACCCGCGCCTGCGTCGCGTCGCTCGCGTCCAGGGTGATGCGGATCGGCGAGCCCGGCGGCCGGTAGCGGTCGGCGTTGCGCAGCACGTGCGTCACCACGTCTTCCAACGAGTATTCGTCGGCCCGCACCGGCACCGCCTGCGACAAGGGTTCGAACACGACCTCGTCGATGCCGGTGTACGGCGCGTTGCCCGCCACGTGGGCCAGGAACTCGTTGATGTCGACCGACTGCAGTTGCAGCGTCGTCGCGTCGAAGGCCTCGCTCGGCGAGGCATGGCCATACAGCACCCGCACCGCGTGCTGCATGCGGTTGATGTAGCGGTGGCTCGGATCGTCCGCTGAGCCGTGCAACGCCATCAGCGACTGCAACGGCGACATGATCTCGTGGCCCACCGCCTGCCACATGTCCTTCTCCTGCTCCGCGCGGATCTGCTCACGTCGGACGTCCTCGTTGACCCGTTGCAGCAGATCCTGCAGGCCTTGCGCGAGCACGCCCAGCTCGTCGCCCCCGCGCAGGTCGGACAGGTCGATGCGGGCCAGGCCCTCGGCGGCCCGCATGCCGGTGGACACGGTGGCGGCGCGCCGGGTCAGCAGCGTGATGCGGCGGATGATGCGCACCTCGATCGCCAGCCACGTCAGCACCACCGCCAGCAACATCGCCCCGACGAACCACGAGACGCGCGTGGCCACCGCGGCCAGGTTGCGGTTCACGGTGCGAACGTCGCCGGTCAGGGTGAGTTCGTACCGACCGAGCGGCGTCGCGATGACTTCGCGCGACTCGATCGGCGTGTCGTAGCCCTGCACCGGCAGCCGCCGGACCAAACGGTCCATCCAGGGCGAACCCCGCTCATCGTCGTCGATGACGCCCTTCAACGTGAACAGGTCGGGCGAGGGAGTGCGGCCGTCGGCGGCCAGGCGCCGCACGCGCAGCGTTTCGCCGGGCAGCAGCAGCGGGCGCAGGTCGGCCAGCGAGAAGGGCCGTACGGCGTCGGGCGCATTGCTGTCGAACAGCGGCGGACCCTCGCCGGGGGCCAGCACCTGCAGCCGGGTCAGGATCTGGTCCAGGTCCGGTGGTGGCCAGACCGGCCGCTTCTGGAACAAGGCATCGCGAAACACCTCCACCGGCAGCCGCACCGAGAGGAAAGACCGCCGCTTGCAA from Caldimonas brevitalea encodes the following:
- a CDS encoding HAMP domain-containing sensor histidine kinase, encoding MSWWRLPDRVPFGLRVFFRGAFALLACATLALAIHVLQDEKQRSHRNYQDGLLKNQAQIAALLRHPTGQLALLNPGSAEQAVTPLRPLVLPFSAIDFDDKAKAQQAVEMAGCHVQYPDSASLCVAVGNNPYAGGFLYLIGSFISGDLASHAPGELDFRGAHRVQIEVAMRGRTLRWIAPFERLDDGNAPGVRGRLTGYSADVPVTHGTRSVRDFRGYLWQDGRCLDPGVDTADCKRRSFLSVRLPVEVFRDALFQKRPVWPPPDLDQILTRLQVLAPGEGPPLFDSNAPDAVRPFSLADLRPLLLPGETLRVRRLAADGRTPSPDLFTLKGVIDDDERGSPWMDRLVRRLPVQGYDTPIESREVIATPLGRYELTLTGDVRTVNRNLAAVATRVSWFVGAMLLAVVLTWLAIEVRIIRRITLLTRRAATVSTGMRAAEGLARIDLSDLRGGDELGVLAQGLQDLLQRVNEDVRREQIRAEQEKDMWQAVGHEIMSPLQSLMALHGSADDPSHRYINRMQHAVRVLYGHASPSEAFDATTLQLQSVDINEFLAHVAGNAPYTGIDEVVFEPLSQAVPVRADEYSLEDVVTHVLRNADRYRPPGSPIRITLDASDATQARVVIHNPGPPVPEDMLEKIFEYGVSDQDDSAALGHRGQGLFVARTYMAKMGGTITARNDTDGVAFVLVLQRAGGVGARG